A window of Cynocephalus volans isolate mCynVol1 chromosome 3, mCynVol1.pri, whole genome shotgun sequence genomic DNA:
GAAACTAACATGCAAAAAAAGATCACATCCAGATCAGCAGCAAGACGCACAACATAGCACCCTGAACAAGGAATGTCAGACTCATGCCAAGAAATGGCGCAGCTTTAcagaagacataaaagaaaacttgaataagGGAAGGTATGTCTCACATTCCTGGACGGAAGACCAAATAAATACATGATGCAAAGACATCAGTCTTTTCTAAAGGAAATTACAGGTTTAACTCAATTTCACTCAAAATTACCACGTAGGATTTTTTTGTTGGGGGGAGGCAAGGAGGAATTCACAAAACGTTAGAGCCCATAGACACCCGTTGACCGCGCCAGACATGCTCCTTGGGCCTCACAGCTACACATCCTCCTTCCTCAAGCCCTGCAAGGTGGATACTGTGAACCCcgtgagactcagagaggttaagtaacttgctcaaggtcacacagggagCACTGGGATTTGGACCTAGCTCTGTGGAACTCTAGACGTATGCTGTTTGATGCCACCTTACTGTCCTGTTGGTCCTGGGAAGAAACAGGTGAGAATTGCCAAGAATGATGATAGGTGGGAGCCCCAGCAGGGACCAGCACGTCAAGTATGGCATGGGCCCAGCGACACCAAGCAGCCCAGCACGGTCTGCAGGGAGTTAACACAATGAAGGAGATAGTGCAGATGTGGGTGGGGAGGGCGATTTCACAGTTATGTGggcaaaataatattaaatggattaaagaaccttaaaatgggagaaaaacagGATTTGATTTCTGGATGGCGGGACTTCTTGAACTCAAAGGTGACAGGgaaagccacagaggaaaataaGTATGTACCTGtcatttcttcaaaatataaaaattctataaattaaaaaacccacataaaatcaaaaagaaataattgcaaATAATATGACATTGATGttgaatatttactttaaaaacttgTCCAAACCAGGAGGAGGAACACTGAAGACTCAGGTATGGACAGAGATGGAAGGGCATTTCGCAAGAGCAGGACTGCCAATTGCGAACACCCCCGCCCTACTGGGAGAGTCCTTGCAGCCCATGGGTGGCCTGAAAAGCTCACACCCTGCAACTCCACTTCTGGAAATCTGTCCTCAGTAGCAAATCCTAAATCGGGGAAAAGATAAGCCCAGCCTTATTTATAATTGGGAAACCCTGAAAACTACCTGGGGCATTGGACACACTGACGAGTCCTGTGATGGGAGAGCACGCGGCTGGTAAAGAGCATGCGTGTGCAGGGAAGCGTGCGTGGCGGTACCACACGCGATCTTACTGTGTCAACGTGGAATTTCTTGGGTGTGGCATGATAAGGTGGTTTTGTAGGAAATCATATACAGAGAAGGAgcaagagaaggggagagagagaatgcagaTGTTGGAGGCTGTTCGGTGTACTCTTCTAACATTTGGtaggtttaaattttttcataattcCAGGGGGGCACAGCCAGGGCAGAAAGAAACAAGTTCTCCACTTGTGACAGGAAGCTAGTCACAGTGGTTGCCTGTAACTACATACCTCTTTCtatcttttgaattttgagcTAAGTAAATGTattattccaaaaataaataaaatttacattttaaagtcagTTCTTTCGAGCATTAACTCTTTATGGTATCAACACTGGTCgaaccaaatataaaataaacaccaaagaCTTCTTAAAAATCATGTCTACAAAGTGTTTTACAATATGAGGAAAGGTTAAAAATACTAAATTGCGTAAGTGATCTGATTtcacatatgtaaaaatatgcaCTAAAAAAaccaatatatttaatatatgtgcataggaaaaactggaagaaaaatataccaaaatgctAGCAGTTgttgtcggggggggggggagacatgACAGCAATTAGTGGGCCCCTTTACTTGAGAATTTAGGGACCCCACCTCCAGGAGCCACACTCAAGCAGGACCGTCAGTGTTTCCATGGCACAGGCCCTGCCACCCCCTGCCGTGGACTTGGTACAATCCACGTCTTCTACAGTGAGCATGAATCTTAGAAGGAAATTATTGTAAAACATCACTGAAGATGGAAATTTCTCCTCACCTCTATCTCACTTGGGGTGGTGGTTGTGCATGTGTATACGTTTGTCATAACTCATCAAACTACACATGTAAAGTCTGTGCATTTTATTATGTGTAAGTTAtaccttgatttttaaaagtatcagGGCAAAGCTAATCACTGCAGTGAGACAGGGCTCCGCTAGTTACTCACTTCTCAAATATGGGCCAGTCTTGCCAGGACTAAGCTTGTTTTCCCTCCCTCCTGACTTCCAGGAAGCATCCTTGTTCTGAACAGGATTTGAGGTACTTAGGAAACTGCTctcaaaatagtattttaaagttGGTGAAGAAATCAGAAGAGAAACTCACAGTAGGAAAATCACAGTAACATGGGGATGAAATTAGCAGACAAAGAAGGCATAGCGAGGGCCCAGGCACGGCAGCGCAGAGCCCAGCAACCAGGTTCACGTCACCAAGGCCAGAGGAGGGGACAGGCCTTGGTCCCCCACCCTCAGGGCCACCTCCAGGCCACCCCGATAGCACAGAGTCCCTTTGGGGCTCCAGGAGTGAGGTCACAGTAACCTTGGGGAGGTGGGGGCTGTTTCCCAGTGCTGGCTTTTGATGAGACCAAGCAAGAATGGCCAGCCCAGCCTTCATTGTCCTTAACAGACATCTGGGGCACAGAGGTTCTCGCCCCTGAACTCTTAATTAGGGTTGGGGTTCAGGGTCCTTGGGAACACTGGGCACCTGGGTGGGCCTGGGGGGGAAGGGCAGAACTGGCTGCAGCCAGGTTTGCCTTAGAAACAGATTGGTGGAATTAATGAACTGAACATATAAACCAACGTGCTGCATCCCAGAGAAAACTGCAGCTTGTTCTGGGCAGGAATTGCCTTTCAGAAGCCATCAAGGCTACCTGCCAGCAGCCAAGGGCTGAGTTGCTATCTGCCAAGGGATACCTGAGCTGGGCCTGGCTGGCTCTGGCCCTCCCAGTCCTGTGTCCACTCAAGTCCTTCATGCTCATGGCCAGGGCAGTAACTGACTGGGGCAGCACCAGGGTCCTCGCTGCCCTTCCTGGGGCGGGAGGTCCCACCCTCTCTCCGGCCAGCAGCAGCCACTCGGGGCTCTGCTTATCTGCCCTAAACCATTTCTTCAGGTCCTCTGCTCCCACTGATGCGGGGGTGCCCTGAGCCAGGCATCCCCGGTGAGATTTAGTGGGAGGGGCTGTGCCAGGCAGGAATCAGGCCCCACTCTGCTGCTGTAGGGCCGTGTAATGCTGGCCTGGCCTCTGCCCCCTGAACCTTGGCCTCCTCCAACTTCCTTGTCCCACTATCCTGCCACTCAGATCGATGACATCAGGGGCTAATGTCTTAGGCTGCCCTTCTGCCCTTCCACCCATCTGAGGCATAAGAGCTTAAAAATGGGCCACAAAGGCCCCCAGCGGATGATGGAACAGTCCTCACTGCTACTGCTAAGGCCCACCGAGAGCTGCTGCTTAGTCACCGTGAACCAAACCATCCCATTTGGGCCCCAGACGTCCCCCTGTACCTTTCTCAGGCTGGGCCCTCCTGCTGTGGTACCCCAAATTCCTCCTGCCCAGACCCTGCCTTGCACTCCAGGACCAGCCCAGTGCCTCCCCCTGGTCTCCTGACAGTGGGTTCCATGGAGGTCCCCCTCCCAGACTGTGGGTCAGTGTCCTGCCTGACCAGGAAGGGAGCCCTGGGGACAGGCAGCTCCTTCACCCCTGTGTCATTCCCCAAGCCCAGGGGGCTCAACAGAGGTTGTCATCAAACAGGCAGCTACAGGTCTAgaggggagtggagggggtcCTGGGAGGGCTGACCCCACAGAGAGGACAGAGCTCAAGCTGGGGAGACATGAGGGAAGTCTGCATACGTGTGTCACCCAGTAGGTGCCTTCTAGGCAGAAGCTGCTGGGACGTCAGGGCCCATGGGCTCCCCAGTGACTTTTCGCATCCtccaaaggaaagaaggaaatgcttCCACCCCATGACATCCCTGACCCGAGGACCTGGACCCTTCTAGAGAACTGGGGGACCCCTGATGCCCCGTTTGGGGCTTAGATATATGTTAGTATATCCACTGCCATAAGTGCCAGGGTTCAGAGAGGCTATTTAACTGGCCCAGGACACACAGCAGGAGGGAAGTAGAGCCCTCACTCCAGCCTAGGGTGTAGGATCAGTCAGGGGGTTGTGCACCCACTCACCCCGCTCTTTCCACTTCCTTTTCAGGGCTGGTAGGGAGCTCAGAGATAGTCCAAAACCCCTTGAAgacagatgggaaaacagaggcCCAGGGCAGAGGTTTATCCAAAGTCATCCTGAGAGAGAGTAGCAGGTCCAGGCCTCCCAAGCAAGATCTTTCTGCCACCTAGGcctcttccccaccctccctTCTGTGGCCCTAAACTCTGGACTCTGCCACCACCCCTCAGTGACACTGGGGGCAGGGTGGACAGCAGATGCTCCCAGCCAGGCTGGTTACTCTTCATTGGGCAAAACTTTAACCTCTGCTCCTGGCAGGACATCGCGGCCCTCCAACCCATGCTGGGATGGGTTGAATTTCACGGCCCAACAGAATTCCCGGGCAGGGCAGCCTGAACATCCTCCTCAGGGCGTGGACCCAGCTCCTCCACCAAAGTCCCTTTGTCCTGAAGGATCACAGTGCATTCATTAATAAGTTTCCTCTCTCTTCAGAAACTTCCTGAAAAACTGGCTTCCCAGGCTGGGGCAAGTCTTCCCACAGGGTGGTGTGGCCACCCCCTCAGTTGCCCATGGGCACCACCTAAGACCCACTGTGGGCTGGGCCAGGGAGCCCACCCGCAGGGGCTGGACAAAGGGAGCCGGCCTGGAGGAAGGCACATGTAACCCACTGAGGGGGTGTGGCTGGGGGCCAGGGCAGCAGCCGCTGCAGTGGTGGAAGTGAGAGAATCAGGAGCCCAGGGCCTCATGCCTGCTAGTTTTGGGGGGAGGGCAAAAAGGGGTGACAGGAACAATCCAGCCCTGGGTGGGTCAGCTGCTGATGGGCAGGGTAGGGAGCCACAATGGCACCCAAGGAGGGATGGTGGCCAGTTTGGGGTGGAGGGTACGTGGGGCACAGCTTGGGTCATGCCTCTCCCCAACTCCAGCCAGCCCAGCCAGCCCAGCCAGCCCGGACCCTCAGTATCAGATCACAGCTGGACCGCGGAGTTTACAAGGCCCTAAATGCTGACACACAGCAGGACCTCCTATCAGAGCCTCACAGGGCCTGCTCTCTTAGCCTCAAGGCTTTGCACATGCTTTTCCCATGCTTGACCACATcagtccccaccccctgcccaacTTCTGCTGAGCTCAGCTATCACCCGCTCTGGGACCCTTCTCTGAGGCTGTAGATCCAAGTGGGAGACTGGTCCTCACCCGTTTCCGAAGCTGGGCACTGAGCTGAGGACATAACCCTTCATCCCAGCTCGAGCAAGAGGGTGGGAAGCTGAGCCCTGCTGCACACAGAACACCTGCTGCTCGAAGCCAGTCTGGGTCCAGCCCCAGTGCATGGGACAGATGAGGCAGAGATTCTGCTATAGAGAGatcaatatatgtaaagtgccaGTTACAGGCTCTGAAAAATAGTTTAGTCCCAAAATTCAGCACCTCGGCTGCGCCCGTGTCTAGCCCTTGCCCGTGAGGTCCAACGGCTGCAGGAAAGGCGGCAGCGGCAGCTCGTCCAGGGCCTCGGGGAAGCGGCCAGGAGAGATGGCGGTGACCAGCACCTGCATGGCGCGCACGAAGAGCGAGGGCGGCGCCAGGCCCGCCAGCCACTGGAACTTGTCCTCGCCCAGCAGCCGCTGCCAGCGCGGCCGGTCGCCCAGCAGCTCGCGGCGGGCCAGGCCGGTGGCGCCCGCAGGTGTGTACAGCGCTAGCAGGTCGAGCAGCAGCAGGCGGCGCTGGCGCGGCTCCCCAGGGGTGGTGGCGGGGACCCCGGCGGCGGGGGCGGCCCCGGCGTCGCGGCCCAGCTGGCGCAGCAGCAGCTCGAGCGGCGTGAAGCCGCCGCCGTCGCGCAGGCCGGGCGAGGCGCCGTGGCCGAGCAGCAGGAACAGGCACTCCGGGCGGGCCAGCTCGCAGGCCACGTGCAGCGACGAACCGCCGCCCTCCACGCGGCTGCAGCCGCGGCGGTCGAGCACGCGCGCGCGCTCTTCGGGCGGGAAGTCGCGCACGGTGCGCAGGATGCAGCGCAGGATGGCCACGCGGTTGTAGCGCACCGCCAGCGCCACGTGCGGCCCGGGAGCCGCGCAGCAGCGGAAGCCGGCGCTGGGCGGTGCGAGCGCGCGCCGCGGGAACGTGGCCAGCAGGTAGTGCGCGTACGCCTGGTGGTCGTGCACGAGCGCGTAGAGCAGCGCCTCGGACGGCGAGTAGGCGGCGGCGCGCCCGCGTTCGTCCCAGTGGAAGGCCTCGCTGGCGCGCATGTCCTCGAGCAGCCACACGGGCAGCAGGTCGCGCACCGCCTGGTAGAAGGCGAACGACGACTTGCGGCACTGCTTCTGTGCCCGGGAGCGCGCAGCGCCCGTGCCCTCAGGCCCGCCGTCCGCGCCACCCCCGGGCCGCCGCGTGTCCCACGGCATGCCAGCGGCGGGGCACCTCCTGGCCTCAAGGCATGGGCCTGGCGACAGCAGACCCACCTGCAGGAGGAAGGGGCCTCGGTGAGGGCCGGGCCCTTCCGGTCACTCCCCACAGCTGCATTTTCTCCGAGGCCCAGAGCCACCCCCCCGCCTCCTTGATCTAACTGCACCTGCTCTCCGTCGCTGAAACTGTCTTGTTCTGTGGCACCTCCTCTAGTGATGCTCTTCCCTGCCCATGTCCTCACAGTTCCCCACCCCTCTCCAGACCAGGGACCTGCTGGAAGAGCTCCTGCTCCCGCCTGGGCCGGTCCGTCCAACCTCAGATAAAGAACAAGCCGGGGCAGGGGGTTGGGGACGAGGAGAGCTGCGGCCCACATCTCAAGCTAAGTCAAATCCACTGTCCAGGCCAAGCTCCCTGGTCCCAGCCCACCACAACCTTGACCACTCAGGAGAGCCCTTGGAGCCTCTTGCCAGGCCAGTCAGGCGGGATCTGCACTCAGCTACCTGGTTCCTGCACCGCGATCACTTCTTCTGTGGATGTGAGTGTATCACCTGGCGTCGctgagcctcaacttcctcatctgtaagaaaCGGGGTGGGGTGGGACACGGCTGGAGGTGAGCCCAGCTGGGTGAGCTGCCGAGTGACCCAGGCCTCCATCCACAGACATGTTTGCTACATGCGAGCACCCCCAGCTCTTGAGAGAAGGCGGGAGGGTGAAGTCCACCTCCATGCAGACTGCTGTGCACAGTCCTCTCCCGAGGATCCTCTCTCGTCCGCTACCTCCCTTGATCTTCCCAACCACTAGAGGAAGCGGGTACTGCCATCCCATTTTCCAGCAGAAGACGAGCCTGTCCAAGGTCAGTCAGCAAGTCACGGTGGAGCCAGGCCTCGAACTCCTGCGTCCTATTCTGGATTCATTCCAGACGTGgtggggacccacagcccccaGGGAGTCCAGCTtgagccctgcccctgccctctgAGCTCCAAGACGCAACCTGAGCCctggcctctgacccctggccCCGGCCCAAGCTCCCGACTGCCTTCTCTCAAGGGTAAGCTTGGTCACAAGGGGCCTGGGGCACTGGGGCACTGTCACTGGCGGTAAATGACTCACAGAGATGGGCACAGAGGCGATGGGCTGCGGCCACAGCGCCCTTTGGGGTGACATCATGACTGGAGCCCTTTCCCCAAGCCTGGGCCTCCGCGCCCCAGGTGTACCCCGTGTGGGCACGCCTGGGGCGCCTGGCGGGTTACGTAAAGTTCGGCCGCCTCACGTCACTGGGCAGAGTCACGCCCGCGGCTCGGTGAATGAGGCGGTTGGGCCACCGAGGGCAGCACCGCGCTCCCGGGGCCGCCGCCAGGTCCTCCCCCTGCCCTCCCGGCGGGCACGGCCCGACCTCGGGCAGCGGCGGGTCGCGGGGACGTCTGCGCGCCGGGGGCCGGCGCAGCGAGCCACCTGCGTGTGCGGGTGCGGGGGGAAGAGGGGGACGGCGGCCGGGGGCGCGGCGCCCGGGGCGGAGGCTCCGTGCCCCGTGCCGAGCGGGCCGGGGAAGGGGACTCACCGTGAGAGCGGCGGGGCCGCGGGCCGGGCATCCCCGTTCCGCTGCGGGCCGGAACGCGCCCCG
This region includes:
- the ANKRD9 gene encoding ankyrin repeat domain-containing protein 9; this translates as MPWDTRRPGGGADGGPEGTGAARSRAQKQCRKSSFAFYQAVRDLLPVWLLEDMRASEAFHWDERGRAAAYSPSEALLYALVHDHQAYAHYLLATFPRRALAPPSAGFRCCAAPGPHVALAVRYNRVAILRCILRTVRDFPPEERARVLDRRGCSRVEGGGSSLHVACELARPECLFLLLGHGASPGLRDGGGFTPLELLLRQLGRDAGAAPAAGVPATTPGEPRQRRLLLLDLLALYTPAGATGLARRELLGDRPRWQRLLGEDKFQWLAGLAPPSLFVRAMQVLVTAISPGRFPEALDELPLPPFLQPLDLTGKG